TACAATATATCTCCAGAAGAAATCATCAGTATGCATAAAAATAACTTGATGGAACTTTACCCGGAATTACCGGGAAAAGTATTGGATTCTTTTGATTTTCTGTTAGAAGTCATGATGGGCTATGGCATTGCATACCGTGAGCATCAAAGCCTTAGACATCAGCAGCAGGAACTGAAAACGGAAATCGAGATAGCGGCAAATGTTCAACATACTCTTTTGGAAACGAAAATCCCTGATATCAAAGCTCTTGAAATTGGAGCAATCAGTGTTCCGGCGAGGCAGATGAACGGGGATTACTATCACTTCGTCCAAGATGAAAATGAGCGGTTAGGGGTAGGAATAGCCGATGTCATTGGAAAGGGGATTCCTGCTGCATTGTGCATGTCGATGATCAAATATGCGATGGACAGTCTTCCGGAGCATCGTCATGAACCGAAGAGTGTGCTTGAGAGCCTGAACCGTGTTGTAGAGCATAATGTGGATCCAAGCATGTTCATAACCATGTTCTATGGCTTATATGATCCGCATGACAGGCAATTCTCCTATGCTTCAGCCGGACATGAACCTGGTTTTTACTATGACGCCGCAACGGGTACTTTTAGCGATTTGGATGCAAAGGGCTTGTTGCTTGGAGTCGATAAAAAAACAAGGTATCGCCAATATGAAAAAACGGTGAATCATGGAGACATGATCATTTTATTATCTGACGGAGTAACGGAGTGCCGGACGAATGATGGGTTCATAGAAAGGGAAACACTTATTGGTTTCATTAAAAAGAATATGCATTTGCAAGCCCAGGAAATGGTGAATAATATATATAAACAATTGGAGAAAATGCA
This sequence is a window from Brevibacillus sp. JNUCC-41. Protein-coding genes within it:
- a CDS encoding PP2C family protein-serine/threonine phosphatase, producing MDIRENMEKKYHEALSTYLKDKNEQALYQGQKISRLHIKYNISPEEIISMHKNNLMELYPELPGKVLDSFDFLLEVMMGYGIAYREHQSLRHQQQELKTEIEIAANVQHTLLETKIPDIKALEIGAISVPARQMNGDYYHFVQDENERLGVGIADVIGKGIPAALCMSMIKYAMDSLPEHRHEPKSVLESLNRVVEHNVDPSMFITMFYGLYDPHDRQFSYASAGHEPGFYYDAATGTFSDLDAKGLLLGVDKKTRYRQYEKTVNHGDMIILLSDGVTECRTNDGFIERETLIGFIKKNMHLQAQEMVNNIYKQLEKMQNFQLRDDFTLIILKSNV